A stretch of the Calderihabitans maritimus genome encodes the following:
- a CDS encoding NADH-quinone oxidoreductase subunit J family protein, translating into MIFWLLTALIIGSALAVVLLKNIVHSALYLMVTFVGVAGIYILLEADFLAAVQILVYVGAVSILLVFGVMLTRRGDIRESNPFNRYKGIAALVALVLFLLVERFILGTSWTLSNAVPPADTVGPIAEAMLSDFVVPFEAAAILLLVAMVGAIILARGVTSRHD; encoded by the coding sequence GTGATTTTTTGGTTGCTAACTGCCTTGATTATTGGATCGGCTTTAGCAGTGGTGCTGTTAAAAAATATTGTGCACAGTGCATTATATCTGATGGTAACCTTTGTCGGTGTGGCAGGCATTTACATCCTACTGGAAGCCGATTTTCTAGCGGCGGTTCAAATACTTGTTTACGTTGGCGCGGTTTCTATTTTGCTGGTTTTTGGTGTGATGCTGACACGCAGGGGAGATATTAGAGAGAGTAACCCGTTTAATCGTTATAAAGGAATAGCGGCTCTAGTTGCGTTGGTCTTGTTCCTGCTTGTGGAAAGGTTTATTCTAGGTACTTCATGGACTCTAAGTAACGCCGTACCACCGGCAGATACGGTTGGACCTATTGCTGAAGCTATGCTTTCCGATTTTGTGGTACCCTTTGAAGCAGCCGCTATACTTTTGCTGGTAGCTATGGTCGGAGCCATAATTCTGGCGAGAGGAGTGACTTCGCGCCATGATTAA
- a CDS encoding complex I subunit 4 family protein — MSFPILTAIVLAPVIGALFILFIPENEERVIKITAAVATFVSLALSTYAYFAYDQSIGGMQFTEEYTWVESFGIKYSVGVDGISLPLVLLTAIVIFTGVFASWDMHKRIKEFFILLLVLVAGVFGVFVSRDLFFFYLFFEVAVIPMYLLIGIWGSTRKEYAAMKLTLYLLVGSAVALIGIIALFLYAADQLGYRTFDIATLATVNYDLGFQKLVFFLMMIGFGFLVPMWPLHTWSPDGHVAAPTAVSMLHAGVLMKLGGYGLIRAGVLFFPEGAQYWAPLIALLCIVNVVYGAMVAMQQKDLKFVVGYSSVSHMGYVLLGIASLNVLSLDGAVAQMFAHGIMTALFFALVGNIYHKAHTRMIAEFGGLAHQMPRVATGFVIAGLASLGLPGLNNFVAEFLIFVGSFSVEKTLFGWLHFRVLSILAILGVVITAVYVLRVVQKTFFGPRNPRWDHLTDAKGVEMVPIVVLCGVLIIFGLFPSLLMDLINNGVEPLVAKIEAARQIGGIF; from the coding sequence ATGAGCTTTCCAATTCTAACCGCGATTGTTCTAGCTCCGGTTATTGGGGCGCTGTTTATTCTGTTCATTCCCGAAAATGAAGAACGGGTTATCAAGATTACGGCTGCAGTTGCCACATTTGTTTCTCTCGCCCTTTCCACTTATGCCTATTTTGCCTATGACCAGTCAATCGGAGGTATGCAGTTTACGGAAGAGTACACCTGGGTAGAAAGTTTTGGTATTAAGTATTCGGTAGGTGTGGACGGCATTAGCCTTCCGCTGGTACTGTTGACGGCTATTGTAATATTTACCGGTGTATTCGCCTCTTGGGACATGCACAAGCGGATTAAAGAATTTTTTATCCTTCTCCTCGTCTTGGTGGCGGGCGTTTTCGGCGTGTTTGTGTCGCGAGATCTGTTCTTCTTTTACCTCTTCTTTGAAGTAGCGGTAATTCCTATGTATTTGCTTATTGGTATTTGGGGAAGCACTCGGAAAGAATATGCGGCCATGAAACTGACCCTCTACCTGCTGGTGGGGAGTGCTGTAGCCTTAATCGGTATCATCGCGTTGTTCCTGTATGCTGCCGATCAATTGGGTTATCGCACCTTTGATATTGCTACGCTGGCTACGGTAAATTACGACCTTGGATTCCAGAAGCTGGTGTTCTTCCTGATGATGATTGGTTTCGGATTTTTGGTACCCATGTGGCCCCTTCATACCTGGTCGCCGGACGGTCACGTGGCCGCTCCCACGGCGGTAAGTATGCTTCACGCCGGCGTATTGATGAAGCTGGGGGGCTACGGTTTAATTAGGGCCGGAGTTTTATTCTTCCCTGAGGGCGCCCAGTACTGGGCTCCGCTCATTGCCTTACTGTGTATAGTCAACGTTGTGTATGGAGCTATGGTTGCCATGCAACAGAAGGACCTGAAATTTGTGGTTGGTTACTCCAGTGTCAGTCACATGGGATACGTGCTTTTAGGAATTGCCTCCTTAAACGTTCTCAGTCTCGACGGAGCAGTAGCTCAGATGTTCGCTCACGGTATCATGACGGCCCTGTTCTTTGCACTGGTTGGTAATATTTACCATAAAGCCCATACCCGTATGATAGCCGAGTTTGGTGGGCTGGCGCACCAGATGCCGAGGGTGGCTACGGGATTTGTTATTGCCGGTCTGGCCTCCTTAGGGCTTCCCGGTTTAAACAACTTTGTAGCCGAGTTTCTGATTTTCGTCGGTTCGTTCAGTGTGGAGAAAACGCTTTTCGGATGGCTGCATTTTCGGGTGCTTTCCATCCTGGCTATCTTAGGTGTGGTCATTACAGCGGTATACGTTTTACGGGTCGTCCAAAAAACCTTTTTCGGACCCCGGAACCCGCGCTGGGATCACCTTACTGATGCCAAAGGGGTAGAGATGGTACCTATTGTAGTTCTGTGCGGAGTACTAATTATTTTTGGACTGTTCCCGTCCCTCTTGATGGACTTAATTAACAACGGGGTAGAGCCTCTGGTTGCCAAAATTGAGGCGGCCCGCCAGATTGGAGGGATCTTTTAA
- a CDS encoding NADH-quinone oxidoreductase subunit N: protein MNFTLLTVEILTALLATGLLVLGLLVPKNQNRGVGYLTTLGLLAILAVTFVFRNVNATLFNGMYIVDPFATFFKQLFLVAAILVSIASLDFVQKLGYNQGEFFSLLVYATLGMMIMASAGDLITLYIGLELMTISFCILACYKKKDAKSAEAGIKYIILGAMSSAILLYGLSLIFGLTQTTVIGDIAAVVTEHVQPLLLIGVIFLVAGFGFKISAVPFHMWSPDIYEGAPTPVTAFLAVASKAAGFAVFLRVFMQAIPTTQPYWLLLLMVLATLTMLLGNFVAIPQTNIKRLLAYSSIAQAGYLLLGLIAFSSLGVAAILFHSILYVFSNLGAFMVAIAFSNATGSDEIKDYAGLSRRSPLLAVVMLLSLLSLAGIPPLAGFQTKFYLFTSIIDKGYLWLAFVGIGTSMVSVYYYLIVGKVMYLGEPPADSKPIHVPLGLQAALLISMAATIFFGIYPTPLLNAALNVAQVFFPH from the coding sequence ATGAACTTTACGTTGCTGACGGTAGAGATACTAACGGCTTTGCTTGCTACCGGACTGCTCGTCTTGGGACTTTTGGTTCCGAAAAACCAGAACAGAGGGGTAGGGTATCTAACCACGCTGGGATTGTTAGCTATACTGGCGGTCACCTTTGTTTTCCGAAACGTAAACGCTACTCTTTTTAACGGAATGTATATTGTGGACCCTTTTGCCACGTTTTTTAAGCAGCTTTTCCTGGTAGCGGCTATCTTAGTAAGCATTGCTTCGCTGGATTTTGTTCAGAAGTTAGGATATAATCAGGGCGAGTTTTTCTCCCTGCTGGTCTACGCAACACTGGGTATGATGATTATGGCTTCGGCAGGGGATCTCATTACTCTGTACATCGGTTTGGAATTGATGACTATCAGTTTCTGTATCCTTGCCTGCTATAAGAAAAAAGACGCCAAGTCAGCAGAAGCAGGGATCAAGTATATAATTCTGGGAGCTATGTCCTCTGCCATACTTCTTTACGGATTAAGCCTGATATTCGGCCTCACCCAAACTACAGTTATTGGAGACATAGCCGCCGTCGTGACAGAACATGTGCAGCCTCTCCTGTTAATCGGCGTAATTTTTCTGGTGGCCGGATTTGGTTTTAAAATATCGGCTGTTCCCTTCCATATGTGGTCTCCCGATATTTATGAAGGAGCACCTACGCCGGTAACTGCCTTTTTGGCTGTAGCTTCCAAAGCGGCAGGCTTTGCCGTGTTTCTCCGGGTGTTTATGCAGGCCATACCGACTACCCAACCCTACTGGCTTCTTCTGCTAATGGTTTTAGCAACCCTTACTATGCTCCTGGGGAATTTTGTTGCCATTCCCCAAACTAATATTAAGCGTTTGCTGGCATATTCCAGTATAGCCCAGGCCGGTTATCTGTTGCTCGGTTTGATAGCTTTTTCATCCCTCGGTGTGGCAGCTATTCTATTCCATTCAATTTTATATGTGTTTTCCAACTTAGGGGCTTTTATGGTGGCCATTGCCTTTTCCAATGCTACCGGTAGCGATGAGATTAAAGATTATGCGGGGTTAAGCCGTCGTTCACCCTTACTGGCGGTAGTCATGCTGTTATCCCTGCTATCGTTGGCCGGGATTCCGCCCTTGGCTGGTTTTCAAACCAAATTCTATCTCTTCACTTCGATTATCGATAAAGGATATCTATGGCTGGCGTTTGTAGGCATAGGAACCAGTATGGTGTCTGTTTACTACTATCTCATAGTGGGTAAGGTCATGTATCTAGGAGAACCACCGGCAGATAGTAAGCCAATCCACGTACCTTTGGGATTACAGGCGGCTTTATTGATCAGCATGGCGGCAACCATTTTCTTTGGAATATACCCGACACCACTGCTTAACGCGGCGTTAAACGTGGCACAGGTATTCTTCCCCCATTAA
- the nuoL gene encoding NADH-quinone oxidoreductase subunit L has translation MKEYAWLIPILPAIAFVIIVFVTRKLKMLSALVAIAAMAVAFVMSVGVLWEVIQSPEITMNNPYEYFVDWLNLPGVYIQAGVLIDPLTAVMLFVVTLVALLVEIYSIGYMHGDEGFSRFYAYLSLFAFSMLGLVVANNYFQMFFFWELVGLCSYLLIGYYFYKNSAAEANKKAFITNRVADFGFMLGIFFLWLVFGTFNFGELAEAIEHYDNVAFLTLAAILVFIGPVGKSAQFPLHVWLPDAMEGPTPVSALIHAATMVAAGVYLIARGYILFAKAPASLLVVAYVGGFTALFAATIAIVQEDIKRILAYSTLSQLGYMVMAMGVGSMTAGIFHLMTHAYFKALLFLGAGSAIHAVHSNSIFDMGGLYKKMPITTWTFVIGALALAGIFPLAGFWSKDEILLATKEGGFTLLYLVGSFVAFLTAFYMFRLIFIAFFGEKKSDHHAHESPWTMTVPLLVLAVFSIFGGFVGAPFVEHGFASFIYFEEPHHVEADIALMVTSTIISLAGIGLAWLIYMKKAISAEAIKKRFLPIYNLLYNKYYIDEVYQWFFDNVVLKIGAAFNWHDRHVVDGIADGLADTIRGIGARLRFVQTGSLQNYALVIFAAVVIIVLWMAMPVLGGIQ, from the coding sequence ATGAAAGAATACGCTTGGCTGATACCAATTCTTCCTGCGATTGCATTTGTGATCATAGTGTTTGTTACTAGAAAACTAAAAATGCTAAGTGCCTTGGTAGCTATTGCTGCCATGGCGGTTGCTTTCGTTATGTCCGTAGGGGTGCTGTGGGAGGTAATTCAGAGCCCTGAAATTACCATGAACAACCCTTACGAATACTTTGTTGACTGGCTCAATTTGCCGGGAGTTTACATTCAGGCAGGTGTTCTCATTGACCCGTTGACGGCAGTAATGCTGTTCGTGGTCACTCTGGTTGCTCTGCTGGTAGAGATCTATTCCATTGGGTACATGCATGGTGATGAAGGATTTTCCCGTTTTTATGCTTACCTGTCTCTCTTTGCTTTCTCCATGTTGGGCCTGGTGGTGGCCAATAACTACTTCCAGATGTTTTTCTTCTGGGAACTGGTGGGTTTATGCTCGTATCTTTTAATTGGGTACTATTTTTACAAAAACTCGGCAGCGGAAGCTAACAAGAAGGCTTTTATCACCAACCGGGTAGCTGATTTTGGCTTCATGCTGGGAATTTTCTTCCTGTGGTTGGTTTTTGGAACCTTCAACTTTGGGGAGCTAGCGGAAGCTATTGAACACTACGACAATGTAGCTTTTCTGACCCTGGCGGCGATACTGGTTTTCATAGGGCCTGTTGGAAAATCAGCGCAGTTTCCCCTTCATGTTTGGCTTCCCGATGCTATGGAAGGTCCCACTCCGGTTAGTGCGTTGATCCATGCGGCTACTATGGTGGCCGCCGGTGTGTACCTGATAGCTCGCGGATACATTCTTTTCGCGAAGGCACCCGCCTCGTTGCTAGTAGTGGCCTATGTGGGTGGTTTTACCGCTTTGTTTGCGGCGACGATAGCCATTGTGCAGGAAGATATAAAGCGTATCCTCGCTTATTCAACACTCAGCCAGCTGGGATATATGGTTATGGCAATGGGTGTCGGAAGCATGACGGCCGGAATCTTTCACCTGATGACCCACGCTTATTTTAAGGCGCTGTTGTTCCTTGGTGCCGGAAGTGCCATCCACGCGGTACACAGCAACAGCATTTTCGATATGGGTGGGTTATACAAGAAGATGCCCATAACCACTTGGACCTTTGTGATCGGAGCTCTGGCCCTGGCAGGTATCTTCCCCTTGGCTGGTTTTTGGAGTAAAGATGAAATTCTTCTGGCAACTAAAGAGGGCGGCTTTACGTTACTGTACCTCGTAGGTTCCTTTGTCGCTTTCTTGACCGCCTTCTACATGTTCCGGTTGATATTTATAGCCTTCTTCGGTGAGAAAAAATCAGACCACCACGCTCACGAATCCCCGTGGACCATGACCGTTCCTCTATTGGTCCTGGCGGTATTTTCGATATTCGGCGGTTTTGTGGGAGCTCCTTTTGTAGAACACGGCTTCGCCTCCTTCATTTATTTTGAAGAGCCGCATCATGTGGAGGCAGACATTGCTTTAATGGTAACATCTACCATAATTTCGTTGGCGGGGATTGGTCTGGCCTGGTTGATTTATATGAAGAAGGCGATTTCCGCGGAAGCGATAAAGAAGAGGTTTTTGCCTATTTACAACCTCCTGTACAACAAGTATTACATCGACGAAGTATATCAGTGGTTCTTCGACAATGTAGTACTGAAAATTGGCGCGGCCTTTAACTGGCATGACCGGCATGTGGTTGATGGTATTGCCGACGGTCTGGCGGATACGATTAGGGGTATCGGAGCCCGGTTGCGTTTTGTTCAGACCGGCAGTTTGCAGAATTATGCACTGGTCATATTCGCCGCGGTAGTTATTATCGTTCTGTGGATGGCCATGCCCGTGTTAGGAGGGATACAATGA
- a CDS encoding YraN family protein translates to MSKQKKKLGKRGEEEAVRYLRKNGYRILETNFRCRLGEIDIVAKEGEDIVFVEVRSRTSSLFGLPEETVSWTKQRKLLQLARVYLTAKRLEGKNFRFDVVGILLGEDGAVKRLTLYRNAFTE, encoded by the coding sequence ATGAGTAAGCAGAAGAAGAAATTGGGAAAGAGAGGGGAAGAGGAGGCAGTACGCTATCTGCGCAAGAACGGTTACCGCATCCTGGAAACAAATTTCCGCTGTCGCCTGGGAGAAATTGATATCGTTGCTAAAGAAGGGGAAGATATAGTTTTTGTTGAAGTACGCAGTCGCACCTCCAGCCTTTTTGGTCTTCCCGAAGAAACGGTAAGCTGGACGAAACAGCGGAAATTACTACAGCTGGCCAGGGTTTATCTCACTGCGAAGCGGCTGGAGGGTAAGAATTTTCGTTTCGATGTGGTTGGAATCCTGCTGGGTGAGGATGGGGCGGTCAAGCGCCTGACATTATATCGAAATGCCTTTACAGAATAG
- the nuoK gene encoding NADH-quinone oxidoreductase subunit NuoK produces the protein MINLPHFLILGTLLFCIGLYGALAKRNAVAVLMGIELMLNAVNINLVAFSRYLKPTEFVGHVFAIFVIVVAAAEVAVALAIIINIYRDRLSTNIEDFDWLKW, from the coding sequence ATGATTAACTTGCCTCATTTTCTTATTCTTGGAACATTGCTTTTCTGTATAGGATTGTATGGAGCTTTAGCCAAAAGAAATGCAGTGGCCGTTTTGATGGGAATTGAGTTAATGCTCAACGCAGTCAACATCAATTTGGTTGCTTTCTCCCGTTACTTAAAACCAACGGAATTTGTAGGACACGTTTTCGCCATTTTCGTAATTGTAGTGGCAGCCGCGGAGGTAGCTGTGGCTCTGGCCATCATTATCAACATCTACCGAGACCGGCTGTCTACCAATATTGAAGATTTCGATTGGCTCAAGTGGTAG